A region from the Tahibacter amnicola genome encodes:
- the corA gene encoding magnesium/cobalt transporter CorA, with the protein MNLAAPAAPMNQAPVPAESATPMVVNCVAYSTENGQRIRDITIAEISEVLKDRRNFVWVGLHEPDESLLERLQEEFDLHELAVEDAHNAHQRPKIEVYGDSLFVVVHTAQAIGGKIEFGETHIFLGRNYLVTVRHGASLSYQPARRSCEQTPELLTLGPSYGLYAVLDFIVDNFFPIVREFREELQELEKDIFEDTFKRDTIKNLYELKKELVTLRLAVAPLQDILNQLMRFHPSLIRDEVRLYFRDVSDHAARINEATDTMREMLTAAMSVNMSLVTVAQNEVVKRLAGWAALLAAPTLIASWYGMNFRTMPELEHGYPVVVGATFFIVIGLFAVLRRHKWL; encoded by the coding sequence ATGAACCTAGCAGCCCCCGCCGCCCCCATGAACCAGGCCCCGGTGCCGGCTGAGTCGGCCACGCCGATGGTGGTCAACTGCGTCGCCTACTCGACCGAGAACGGCCAGCGCATCCGCGACATCACCATCGCCGAGATCAGCGAGGTGCTCAAGGACCGGCGCAACTTCGTCTGGGTCGGCCTGCACGAGCCGGACGAATCACTGCTCGAGCGCTTGCAGGAAGAATTCGACCTGCATGAACTGGCTGTCGAAGACGCCCACAACGCCCACCAGCGTCCCAAGATCGAGGTGTACGGCGATTCTCTCTTCGTCGTTGTACACACGGCGCAGGCCATCGGCGGGAAGATCGAATTCGGCGAGACCCACATCTTTCTCGGCCGCAACTACCTGGTGACGGTGCGGCACGGCGCCTCCCTGTCCTACCAGCCGGCCCGCCGCAGCTGCGAGCAGACGCCGGAACTGCTCACGCTGGGCCCCAGCTACGGCCTGTACGCCGTGCTCGACTTCATCGTCGACAATTTCTTCCCGATCGTGCGCGAGTTCCGCGAGGAACTGCAGGAACTGGAAAAGGACATCTTCGAAGACACCTTCAAGCGCGACACGATCAAGAACCTGTACGAGTTGAAAAAGGAACTTGTGACATTGCGACTAGCTGTCGCGCCGCTGCAGGATATCCTCAATCAGCTGATGCGCTTCCACCCCAGCCTGATCCGCGACGAAGTCAGGCTCTACTTCCGCGACGTCTCCGACCACGCCGCGCGTATCAACGAGGCCACCGACACCATGCGCGAAATGCTCACCGCCGCCATGAGCGTGAACATGTCGCTGGTGACCGTCGCCCAGAACGAAGTGGTCAAGCGTCTTGCCGGCTGGGCCGCACTGCTCGCCGCGCCCACCCTGATCGCCAGCTGGTACGGAATGAATTTCCGCACCATGCCCGAACTGGAGCATGGCTATCCGGTAGTGGTAGGCGCGACCTTCTTCATCGTGATCGGGCTGTTTGCCGTGCTGCGCCGCCACAAATGGCTGTAG
- a CDS encoding DUF4105 domain-containing protein — MFTNSSAVALRLTRCLVGLLVAWLLAAAPVGAQVPGETLTVSLLTFGPGEAVWERFGHNAIVIRDTRTGRGLSYNYGIFDFEETDFATNFLRGHMRYGMAVNDADDDIALYAEQGREVVEQPLRFTPAQRYALYEFLQWNAQPENAKYRYEYFTANCSTQVRDALDRALGGTIRGQLVAPSRGFTFRLHANRLMAPDPLLMLPMDLGLGPYADRPLSFWDESFVPMAFMKHLQTVTVSDESGAKVPLVEATRKLHAASPLLAQSEQALFARKGPWPLDYWLFCLPIGAGLGEILYGLAARRRSRPARVVFATVSALTLLAMGLGGLMLAGLWSLTEHVSAWRNGNLLLLNPLVLLLIPAYVRARRETWTIGPLTRWISRIVLISALAALGLKLLPWIGQHNGVWVALLLPMHLSLFLALRRLTQPADGTFPAPVPAQSP, encoded by the coding sequence GTGTTCACGAACAGTAGCGCTGTCGCGCTGCGCCTCACGCGGTGCCTGGTCGGGCTGCTGGTGGCGTGGCTGCTGGCCGCGGCACCGGTAGGTGCCCAGGTACCCGGCGAAACGCTCACCGTATCCCTGCTGACATTTGGTCCCGGCGAGGCTGTGTGGGAGCGTTTCGGCCATAACGCCATCGTCATCCGCGATACGCGCACCGGCCGCGGGCTGAGCTACAACTACGGCATCTTCGATTTCGAAGAGACTGACTTCGCGACCAATTTCCTGCGCGGTCACATGCGCTACGGCATGGCCGTCAACGACGCCGATGACGATATCGCGCTGTACGCCGAACAGGGGCGCGAGGTCGTCGAGCAGCCGTTGCGATTCACGCCGGCGCAGCGATACGCGCTGTACGAATTTCTCCAGTGGAACGCGCAGCCGGAAAACGCGAAATACCGCTACGAGTATTTCACCGCCAATTGTTCCACCCAGGTGCGGGATGCACTCGACCGTGCGCTCGGCGGGACGATCCGCGGGCAACTGGTTGCTCCGTCGCGCGGCTTCACCTTCCGCCTGCATGCCAATCGCCTGATGGCGCCCGATCCACTCCTGATGCTGCCGATGGACCTGGGCCTGGGGCCCTATGCGGACAGGCCGCTGTCGTTCTGGGACGAAAGCTTCGTGCCCATGGCGTTCATGAAGCACCTGCAGACCGTCACCGTCAGCGACGAGAGCGGTGCGAAGGTGCCGCTGGTGGAGGCCACCCGCAAGCTGCACGCCGCATCCCCGCTGCTGGCGCAATCCGAACAGGCCCTGTTCGCGCGAAAAGGACCGTGGCCGCTCGATTACTGGCTGTTCTGCCTGCCGATCGGTGCCGGCCTCGGCGAAATTCTGTACGGCCTTGCCGCGCGGCGGCGCAGCCGGCCGGCGCGGGTCGTGTTTGCGACAGTCTCTGCCCTGACGCTGCTGGCCATGGGACTGGGCGGACTGATGCTCGCCGGCCTGTGGTCGCTGACTGAACACGTATCGGCCTGGCGCAACGGCAATCTGCTGTTGCTCAATCCGCTCGTGCTGCTCCTGATCCCGGCCTACGTGCGCGCCCGTCGCGAGACCTGGACCATCGGCCCGCTCACCCGCTGGATCAGCCGGATCGTGCTGATCAGCGCCCTGGCGGCCCTCGGACTGAAGCTTCTGCCGTGGATAGGCCAGCACAACGGTGTCTGGGTCGCCCTGCTCCTGCCGATGCACCTGAGCCTGTTCCTGGCGTTGCGGCGACTCACGCAGCCCGCCGACGGCACGTTCCCGGCTCCAGTGCCGGCACAGTCCCCCTGA
- a CDS encoding HlyC/CorC family transporter, translated as MSDDHPSPPTHRSWFERLSQALSGEPRNIEELLEELRQAQANGLLSNDTLSMVEGAIEVADLTVADVMVPRAQVVALRADAPFRENLQIVIESGHSRFPVHAEEKDEILGILLAKDLLRCLADDAGCDIRMMLRPVALIPESKKLNILLKEFRLSRNHMAIVVDEYGGVAGLITIEDVLEQIVGDIDDEHDTVEGDTRPIHEQIDGCWLVHALTPIADFNERFGCEFPDEAFDTVGGMVTAEFGHLPEVGEEASIGRFHFQVTKADDRRVHQFAVRVHEQ; from the coding sequence ATGAGCGACGACCACCCTAGTCCGCCCACCCACCGATCCTGGTTTGAGCGCTTGAGTCAGGCGCTGTCGGGCGAACCGCGCAATATCGAAGAACTGCTCGAGGAATTGCGCCAGGCTCAGGCCAACGGCCTGCTCTCCAACGACACCCTGTCCATGGTCGAGGGCGCCATCGAAGTGGCCGACCTGACCGTGGCCGATGTCATGGTGCCACGCGCCCAGGTCGTCGCGCTGCGGGCGGATGCGCCGTTCAGGGAAAACCTGCAGATCGTTATCGAATCGGGGCATTCGCGCTTCCCGGTCCATGCCGAGGAAAAGGACGAGATCCTCGGAATCCTGCTCGCCAAGGACCTCCTGCGCTGCCTGGCCGATGACGCCGGCTGCGATATCCGGATGATGCTGCGTCCCGTCGCGCTGATTCCCGAGTCGAAGAAGCTCAATATCCTTCTCAAGGAATTCCGGCTCTCACGCAATCACATGGCCATCGTCGTCGATGAATACGGCGGCGTCGCGGGACTGATCACCATCGAGGACGTGCTCGAACAGATCGTCGGCGATATCGACGACGAACATGACACCGTCGAAGGGGATACACGCCCCATCCACGAACAGATCGACGGCTGCTGGCTGGTGCACGCGCTGACGCCGATTGCCGATTTCAACGAACGCTTCGGCTGCGAGTTTCCCGACGAGGCATTCGACACGGTCGGTGGCATGGTGACCGCGGAATTCGGGCATCTGCCGGAAGTGGGCGAAGAAGCCTCGATCGGCAGGTTCCACTTCCAGGTGACCAAGGCCGACGATCGCCGCGTTCACCAGTTCGCCGTCCGTGTTCACGAACAGTAG
- a CDS encoding alkane 1-monooxygenase, whose product MTREATRALGFCLVFVVPALLPVAEMMRRSGVPSVLAAAFPLFFLFVLVPLADALMGRDVRNPPGDDDATDASDWLFRGLTWLAVPAWLGLLGWALGVLANAPLGPGAKAVWLLSLGITGGVVAINTAHELIHKSGRFEPALGGVLLASVVYAGFKVEHLRGHHVHVSTPQDASSARLGESLYRFLPKALLSNALNAWRLEAARLRRLGLPAWHWRNELLGWYALSLLFAGAAFVFYGVAGLAGFLVQGAIAGVTLEIINYVEHYGLERRQVCPGQYERVDHRHSWNSSYRLTNWLLFQLQRHSDHHAHARRRYHRLRHHPDSPQLPAGYATMFLLALVPPLWRRTIDPRVHAWRARSAP is encoded by the coding sequence ATGACGCGGGAAGCCACGCGAGCTCTGGGGTTCTGCCTGGTATTCGTGGTGCCGGCGCTGCTGCCGGTCGCCGAGATGATGCGACGCAGCGGTGTGCCGTCCGTACTGGCTGCCGCCTTTCCGCTGTTTTTTCTGTTCGTGCTGGTGCCCCTGGCGGACGCGTTGATGGGTCGGGATGTCCGCAATCCGCCGGGCGACGACGACGCGACGGACGCCTCGGACTGGCTGTTTCGCGGCTTGACCTGGCTGGCGGTTCCCGCGTGGCTGGGGCTGCTGGGCTGGGCGCTGGGGGTGCTGGCAAATGCACCGCTCGGACCCGGCGCGAAGGCCGTCTGGCTGCTCTCGCTGGGCATCACCGGCGGCGTGGTGGCGATCAACACCGCGCACGAACTCATCCACAAGTCCGGCCGGTTCGAGCCGGCATTGGGCGGGGTACTGCTGGCCAGCGTGGTCTACGCGGGCTTCAAGGTGGAGCATCTGCGCGGCCACCATGTGCACGTTTCCACTCCGCAGGATGCCTCGTCAGCACGCCTGGGCGAATCGCTCTACCGGTTTCTTCCCAAGGCCCTATTGAGCAATGCGCTCAATGCCTGGCGTCTGGAAGCCGCACGGCTGCGCCGGCTCGGTCTGCCAGCCTGGCATTGGCGCAATGAACTGCTGGGCTGGTACGCGCTTTCCCTCCTGTTTGCGGGGGCCGCATTCGTTTTCTACGGCGTTGCCGGGCTGGCCGGGTTCCTGGTCCAGGGCGCTATCGCCGGCGTCACGCTGGAGATCATCAATTACGTCGAGCACTATGGGCTGGAACGGCGACAGGTCTGCCCCGGACAGTACGAGCGTGTGGATCACCGGCATTCCTGGAATTCCAGCTACCGGCTGACGAACTGGCTGCTGTTCCAGCTCCAGCGGCATTCGGACCACCACGCCCATGCACGCCGACGCTACCACCGGCTGCGCCATCACCCGGACAGCCCTCAGCTGCCTGCGGGCTACGCCACCATGTTCCTGCTCGCCCTGGTACCCCCCTTGTGGCGGCGCACCATCGACCCGCGAGTCCATGCGTGGCGGGCCCGGTCCGCCCCGTGA